A stretch of DNA from Acidovorax carolinensis:
CAGGCCACCACCAGGGCGCCCTCGTCGGGTACGGCGCTGCTGCGCCGCGTGATGCGCAGCACCTGGCCATCCCACTGCAGCGGCGTGGTGTGGGGCAAGGCCAGGAGTGCATCCAGATCGGCACTCCACTGCCCCAGCGCCGCCTGCACCACCAGCAGCTCGTCGGCCCGCTGGCGGGTGGCTTCCTGCGCCCGTGCCATGCCGTCCAGCCCGCGCCAGCCCAGAATGGCCATCAGCGCCATGATGGCTATGCCCACCAGCAGCTCGATCAGGGTGAAGCCGTACTGCGTGCGCGGGTGGCGTGCGCCGCAGTGCGGGGTGTGGGGGCCATCAGCCCGCCGCCCGGCCGCCCGAAGGCGGGCGAGCCCCCTTGGGGGGCAGCGACGACACGCAGTGCGGTAGCGTGGGGGTCATATCAGTACCGCCCTACGATGGTGGACAGGCGCAACACAGAGTTCTCACCGTCGAACACTTGCGCATCGACGCGCCGGAAACTCGGGTTCGGCGTGGGCCGCACGATCACGGCCACGTCGAAGCGGCGCCCCGCCTGCTCGCAGGGCTGGGTGCTGTCGCCCACGCCCGGCATCTGGCGCGACAGGCGCACCTTGACCAGTTCGTTCTCGGCGCACAGCTGGGCCAGCACGATGTCCGATTGCCGCTGCGCATTGCGCGTCAGCGCGGTGGTGGCCTGCAGGCCCGCCATGAGGGCGATGGCCACAATGCCCAGCGCCACCAGCACCTCGACCAGCGTGAAGCCGCGCTCAAGGCAGCGCTTCACGGCAGCGGCTCCACCGTGAAGGGCCTGACTCCATCGGTCACCACGCGCAGCGCGCGCTCGGGGTGGGCCTGGTTCACCAGCAGCACCTGCTGCGGGCCGATCAGCGGCTCGGGCCCCAGTTGCAGGATGGCGGGGCCGCGCACGGCGGTGCCGGCATCCAGCCATCGGGTGGGCAGCGTGTTGGTGGGCAGGCCGTCAAAGCGGAAGCCCTGCGCATCCGCGCGCCAGCGCACCGGCACACCCGTGCCGCGCGACTGGGCACGGCCCGATTCCAGCAGGGCCGCCAGCCGCGCCGCTTCGCGTTCGAGCTGCGTCTGCCCACTGTCACGCAGCGCCAGGCTCACGCCCGCCGTGGCCAGCGCCATGATGCTGATGACGATAAGCAGTTCTAGCAGGGTGAAACCGCGAAAACGGTTCATGGGCCGATGCAGTGCGCGGTTGGAACGGTCACGGAGTTTCCACAAGGCGTGCGGCCGCAGCGCCGGGCCGCCCCAAGCAAGGCCCGGCCCCCCTGGGGGGCAGGGAGCGACACGCAGTGCGCGACCGTGGGGGTCATGTCAGCCCGCCACCCGGCCGCCCGAAGGCGGGCTGGGCCCCCCTGGGGGCAGGGAGCGACATGCAGTGCGCGACCGTGGGGGTCATGTCAGCCCGCCGCCCGGCCGCCCGAAGGCGGGCTGGGCCCCCTGGGGGGCAGAGAGCGACACGCAGTGCGCGACCGTGGGGGTCATGTCAGCCCGCCGCCCGGCCGCCCGAAGGCGGGCTGGGCCCCCTGGGGGGCAGGGAGCGACACGCAGTGCGCGACCGTGGGGGCCATGTTTTACTGCCAGCTGCCGATATCCGCATCCTTGCCTTCGCCGCCCGACTGGCCGTCGGCGCCGAACGACATCACGTCGATCTCGCCCTTGATGCCGGGGTTCAGATACTGATACGGACGGCCCCAGGGGTCGTTGGGCAGCTTTTCAAGGTAGGGCTTCCAGTTGCCCGGAATGGGGGCGGTGGTGGGTTTGGCCACCAGCGCCTGCAGGCCCTGCTCGGCCGTGGGGTAGCGCTGGTTGTCCAGGCGATACAGCTTGAGGGCCTGCATCACATTGGTGACGTCGGTGCGCGCCGCGGTGGCGCGCGCATCGTCGGCGCGGTCGAGCACGTTGGGCACGATCAGCGCGGCCAGCACGCCGATGATGACCAGCACCACCATCAACTCGATCAGGGTGAAGCCCCGCGCCACATGCGTGGCCAGGTTGTGGCGGGCGCGGCGCAGGGGGGAAAGGGCGGAATGGTTCACGGCAGACAGTCTCGGGAGGGGTGGATCGCGTGAATCATAATCTCCTGATGGTGACCAATACACACAGCAAATGGGGCGTGCGCCTGGGGACTCTGGCTCTCTGGGCTCTGGCGGGCGCCAGCGTGGTTTATTGGGGGCTGCGCCTGTCGGCGCGGCCGGTGGGGCTCACGGTGCCGGCCGTGGCCCTGCGCCGGTGGCACCGGATGCCCAGGCCATGGCGCGCCTGCTGGGTGTGCCAGCGGCCGATGCAGCCGCTGCCCGGGCGCCGGTGGCGTCGCTGGCCAGCCGGTTTGCCCTGATCGGTGTGCTGGCGGGCCGCAGCAGCGGCGGCGGCGCGGCGCTGATCGCGGTAGACGGCAAGCCGGCCAAGCCGTTTCGGGTGGGCACCGCGGTGGACGAGGGGCTGGTGCTGCAATCGCTCGACCCGCGCCAGGCCCGGCTGGGCGCCAGCGTGGATGGCCCCGCCACGCTGACGCTGGACATGCCCGCGAAGAACTGACACCGGGGCGCGCCGGTGCACGGCTTGCACCTGCATCAAGTCAGGTGGTGAATTTCCCATGCACCCCAGGCCGGGGCAGGCACGGGCCACTCGTCGGCCCTGGGCATTCGCCCCTCGCCATGCGCCAGCAGCCAGGCCACGCAGCGCGCAACGCCCGCGTGGGTGAACCACACCACATTGGTGCCGCCCTGCACCTGCTGGCGTGCGTCATGCAGGGCGGCGGCTACGCGGGCCAGCAGCTCGGCCAGGTTGTCGCTACCGCCGGGGCGGTGCAGCGCAAAGTCGGCGGTCCAGGCGTCGATGGCGCGTTGGCCGATGCTGTCCCAGGCGCGGCCTTCCCAGGCACCGAAATCCATCTCGCGCAGGCGATCGTCGGAGTTGATGATCAAATCTGGACGCAGTGATTGTGTGGCAAGCGCAAGCAGCTCACATCTTTGTAGCGTCGAATGGCGGGCGATCACGCGTTTGGGCAAGGTCTGCGCCAAACGCAGGGCGGCCGCTTGCGTGGCGACTGCATCGGCGGGCACATCCAGCGCGCCGTAGCAGGTGCCGGCGGCCACCACGGGCTGGGCGTGGCGCACCAGCCACAGGCGGGCGGGGGGGGTGGAACTCATGCCCAGCGCAGGGCCAGCGCCGCGCCCAGGTAAAAGCCGATTTCGCTGACTTGCTGCGTGGCGCCCAGGCAGTCACCGGTAAAGCCCTGCAGGCGCCGCGCAAACCAGCGGCCCATCCAGGCGGCGGCCAGGCCGCTGCAGCCGGCGGATGCTATTAAAAACAGAGCTGACTGCGCTTGCCATACAAGCGCTATAGGCACAAAACACCACAAAACAGCAGCAACCAGCGCCGCGCCGCTGATCTGGTCTGCCAGCGGCTTGCTTTTGGATTTGGCAATGTCGCCCACATGGGGCAGGCTGCGCACGATGAGCAGCGGCCACAGCCGCGACAGCACATGCCCGCCCACCAGCGCAGCCAAAGCGGCCTGCAGGCTGTGGGCCCCCAGCAGCGCCAGCAGGCTGACCTTGGCCAGCAGCGCCAGCACCAGCGCCATGGCCCCGAACGCGCCGATGCGCGAGTCTTTCATGATGTCGAGCGCCCGCTCGCGCTCGTAGCTGCCGCCCAGGCCGTCGGCCACATCGGCCAGGCCGTCCTCATGGAAGCCGCCGGTCATCAGCACCGTGGCGATGGTGCAGAACACCGCCGTGACCACCGGGGCCAGCGGGTTGGGCGCCAGCGCCCAATGCAGTGCACCATAAACGCCCGCCGCCAGCGCCGCCGCCAGCCAGCCTATGCCCGGGAAGTGCGCCGCACTGGCGCGCAGCATGGCCGGGCTGTAGCCCACCCAGCAGGCCAGCCGCCCCGTGACGGGAATGCGGGTGAAAAACTGCACGGCAAGCAGGTAGTGGCGCAGGGCTTGCATGGGCGGTGGCTGGATAGTTATCAACTTTGATAGCTGCCAGCGCTTTTTGGATAAGCGCTGGAGGCATTTTTTCCCTGATTAGCGACTTGTCTCAGTGTTTCGCCCCCATCCGTTCGGGCTGAGCCTGTCGAAGCCAGGGCGCTCCTTGGAAACAGCCCTTCGACAAGCTCAGGGCGAACGGGGTCTGAGCTATGTCGCGAATCAGGTTGTTTTGAGCACTTTCCTGTTATTTGGAGCGCAAAAACAACCGGTAGGCCGGGTTCAGCGTTTCCTCCACGCAGGGGTAGCCCAGCGTGGCAAGGAAGGCGTCGAACGCCGCGGCGTCCTCGGGCGGCACCTGCAGGCCCACGAGGATGCGCCCATAGTCGGCGCCCTGGTTGCGGTAGTGGAACAGGCTGATGTTCCAGGTGGGCTGCATCAGGCTCAGGAACTTGAGCAGGGCGCCGGGCCGCTCGGGGAACACAAAGCGCAGCAGGCGCTCGTCTTGCGCCAGTGCCGAATGGCCGCCCACCAGGTGGCGCAGGTGTTCCTTGGCCAGTTCGTCGTGCGTCAGGTCGAGCGACTCGAAGCCGTGGCGCTCGAAGTTCCTGGTGATTTTTTCCGATTCGCCCTTGCCGTGCGTGGTCAGGCCCACGAACACATGGGCGCGCGTGGCGTCGCTGATGCGGTAGTTGAACTCGGTCACATTGCGCGGGCCGCCGGGCAGGCCGCCCACCACCTCGCAAAAGCGCCGGAAGCTGCCGCGTTCTTCGGGAATGGTCACCGCCAGCAACGCCTCGCGCTCCTCGCCCACTTCGGCGCGCTCGGCCACGAAGCGCAGGCGGTCGAAGTTCATGTTGGCGCCGCACAAAATGGCCGCGTAGGTCTCACCCTTGGTCTTGTTTTTGGCAACGTACTGCTTGATGGCTGCCACGGCAAGGGCCCCAGCGGGCTCGACGATGCTGCGCGTGTCCACAAAGATGTCCTTGATGGCAGCGCACACGGCATCGGTGTCCACTGTGATGTAGTCATCCACCAGGCCCTGCGCCACGCGAAAGGTTTCTTCGCCCACCAGCTTGACGGCGGTGCCGTCGGAAAACAGGCCCACGTCGGCCAGCGTGACGCGCTCGTGCGCGTTGATCGACTGGATCATGGCGTCCGAGTCGTTCATCTGCACGCCAATCACCTTGATCTCGGGCCGCACGGCCTTGATGTAGTTGGCCACGCCCGCCACCAGGCCACCGCCGCCAATCGCCACGAACACGGCATCCAGCTGGTTGCTGCCCAGTTTTTGCAGCTGGCTCAGGATTTCCATGGCAATCGTGCCTTGGCCGGCGATCACGTCGGGGTCGTCAAAGGGGTGCACAAAGGTCAGCCCCTGCTCCTGCTGCAGCCGCACGGAGTGATCGTAGGCATCGGTATAGCTGTCGCCCGCCAGCACCACCTCGCCGCCCAGCGCCTGCACGGCGTCGATCTTGAGCTGGGGCGTGGTGGTGGGCATCACCACCACCGCGCGCGTGCCCAGCTTGCGTGCGCTCATGGCCACGCCCTGCGCGTGGTTGCCGGCCGAGGCGCAGATCACCCCTTTTTGCAACTGCTCGGGCGAGAGGTGGGCCATCTTGTTGTAGGCGCCGCGCAGCTTGAAGCTGAAGACGGGCTGCTGGTCCTCGCGCTTCAAAAGCACCTTGTTGTGCAGGCGGCGGCTGAGGTTTTTGGCGGGCTCCAGGGCCGACTCAACGGCCACGTCATAGACGCGGGCGGTCAGGATCTTTTTCAGGTAATCGAAGGGGGTGAGATGCTGGGTCATGTGAGGCAGAAGGTGCGCCGCCGCAGCGAGGGTGGCGGGGCAATCATCATAGGCGCAACGCCTGACGGTCCAGCGCCGGAGTCGTCACTGAGGCATGGCGGGCCGCACCGGCAAGGCAGCACAGGCAAAAAAAAGCCCCAGGCGGTAAAGCCCAGGGCTGAATCCATCCTTTGAGGAGATGGAGGAGACAATCAGTGCATTGCGGCTGCTGGTGACCTTTTTGGCAACCAACCCTTTCTTCTCAAAAGGGCAACGCATGGCGCTATCTTAGCGCGCACGGTGCTGCAATGCAGCAAAATCCACGACAAATTTGTGAGATGGCCAGCCCATTTCGTGAAAAAAACCACGCACCAACAAGGAGTGACAAACATGGAATGCACAGTCAGCTGGACCGGCGGCGCCGGCACGCGCTCGGGAATGGGCTTTGTGGCCGAAACCGGCAGCGGCCATATCCTGGCCATGGATGGCGCGCCCGATGCCGCCAACCCCGCCAACGGCGGGCTCAATCTGGCGCCCCGGCCCATGGAAACCCTGCTGGCCGGCACCGGCGGCTGCACCGCTTATGACGTGGTGCTGATCCTCAAGCGCGGGCGCCATGATGTGCGCGGGTGCAGCGTCAAGCTCACATCGCAACGGGCCGAGGTGGACCCCAAGGTGTTCACCGCCATCCATATGCAGTTCACTGTGACGGGCAAGGGGCTGGCGCCTGCGGCGGTGGAGCGCGCCATTGCCATGAGCCACGAAAAATACTGCTCGGCCAGCATCATGCTGGGCAAGACGGCACACATCACCACCGGCTTCGAGATCGTCGAGGCCTGAGAACGGGAGCAGGTTCTGAGGCAGTGACGGCCCGGCCACGGGTTGTGCCGGGCGGCTGCGTCGGCTTGCACCGCCATGGTGCATTCGCCGCGCCGCTATGCGCAGGGTTGGCGCGTGCCGCCCCCGGTTTAGACCGTGAACACGTTCTTAAACGTAATGTGCCGTGGTTGTCATGACCTTGGCGGCCATCTTCATCATCAGGCGGGCGGGCGCGGGCAGGGCCACGGCGCCAGCATCGCGCGCGCTGGCTGCGTGGCGCTCTTCATCGTCCTTCATGCGGCTGACCACGGCGCGCGAGGCCAGGTCCTCCTGCGGAAGCCGTGCCAGGTGGCCCTGCAGGTGCTCGGACACCTGGTTTTCGGTCTCCACCACAAACCCCAGGCTCACGCGGTCACTCACCTTGGCGGCCACCACGCCCAGCGCAAACGCGCCCGCAAACCACAGCGGGTTGAGCAGGCTGGGCCGGGCGCCCAGGGCGTCAAGCCGTTGCTGCGTCCAGGCCAGGTGGTCGGTTTCTTCGCGGGCGGCTTCCAGCAGGTGGCTGCGCAGCTGGGCATCTCGCGTCACTGCGGCCTGCGCCGTGTAGAGGGCTTGCGCGCAAACCTCGCCCACATGGTTCACCCGCATCAGCGCGCCGGCCAGGCGCTTTTGGGCCGGGTCGAGGGTTGCCTCGGCAAAGGGCGCTGCGGGAGATGCCTCCACCGCATGGGGTTTGGCAAACAGGGTGCGCAGCGCGGTGTCTGCGGCGCTAAGTAGTGAGTCCATGGCTGATTTTCTCTGGAAGTGTTGGCTCGGTCGGGCACGGAAGATGCTTGTATCAATCTGCCGCGTTGCGTTGCATTGTGGCAAATGGGAGGACTATTGCGATCTCCCCGTGTGTGCATTGTGCGAAAGTGGTAGGGAAACAAAACTGATTACAGACAAGAAAGGTTGTTTCACGGTAATTTGCGACGAATTCAGTTGGGTTGGCATGAGATGCCCTGCGTAGCGCGGCATTTTTGTGTGCACAGGTGGCTTCAAGCCGGTGTCATCGTCCGAAGGCCGGCAAGGGTATGGGGGTGCAATGTTGCAACGCCGCAACGAAATTGACCCTGCGTGCCGATTTTCTTTGCGCAAGCGTGCCCCGTCTGGTGCAATAGATGCAACTTCCCCACCAGGAGGTTGGCCCGGGGAACCGGTAGGACTGCGCAGTAGCTGCGCTCAAGACCTCCGAACCGGTGCCCATGTTTAACCTTGGAGTAATTCGCAATGAAAAAATCCCTGATTGCCCTGGCTGTGCTGGCTGCTTCCGGCGCCGCAATGGCCCAATCTTCTGTCACCCTGTACGGCGTCGCTGACGCTGGCGTGACCTACCTGAACGGTAACGACAACTGGAGCGGTGTGACCTCCGGCAACAACCTGACCAGCCGTCTCGGCTTCCGTGGCACGGAAGACCTGGGTGGCGGTCTGAAGGCTAACTTCGTGCTCGAAGGCGGCTTCAACCTGGACAATGGTGATGGCGCTTCCAGCTACGCTGGTGCCAAGGCTGGCGAAGGCTTCCAATTCAAGCGCCGCTCCACCGTGGGCCTGGCAGGCAGCTTCGGTGAAGTGCGCCTGGGCCGCGAACTGACCGCTGCTTACAACGCTACCGCACGTTACGACGTGTTCGGCAGCGTCGGTATTGGCCAGTCGCGTCTGTGGGCCGATGGCGGCGTGGTTGATACCGTTGCTCCCGCTCTCAATGCAAATGGCAACGCTGTTACGACCAATCAGCGTATCAGCAATGCTCTGACCTATGTGTCGCCTGACTTCAGCGGCTTCAAGGTCGGCGTGAACTACGGTTTCGGTGAAACCACGAATGGCAACAGCGACAGCAGCTACATGGGCGCTGGTCTGATGTATGACAACGGTCCTCTGAGCCTGGGTCTGGGTCTGGAACGTCTGAACAACGGTGCAAACTCGGTTGCTGTCAGCGATATCGACGCATGGAGCCTGGGTGGTTCGTACGACTTCGGCGTGGCCAAGCTGCTGGCTGGCTACCGCGAGTCGAAGGTTGATCGCGCTACTGGCGAGAACAAGCGCCTTGGCTACTACGTGGCTGCAACCGCTCCCGTGGGCGCTGGCACGGTGCGTGTTTCCTACAACCGCTACGAAAACGAACTCGCCAATGTCAAGGGCAAGGCTGACCAGTTCGCTATCGGCTATGTGTACGGTCTGTCCAAGCGTACTTCGGTGTACGGCACCTACGCTTACATCAAGAACAAGGACGGCGCCAATCTGTACACGCTGGGTTCCAGCACCCAAGGTGGCCTGAAGAACAATGGATCGCAGCAAGGTGTGCAAGTGGGCGTCAGCCACGCTTTCTAATGAATGGCTGGCGTAAGCCAGTTTTCATAGAAATATGACAAAAGCCACCCGTCGCAAGACGGGTGGCTTTTTTTTGCCCAACATTTTTGTTAGATGCCTGGTTACAGCGAACCGGCTTGACTGCCCACCTTGCGTTCGGCGAAATTGGGCGTCCTCACCATCGGGCGATGGACGGTGGTGTCAGTTGCGTCTATTGCAAAGCGTTGGCTGCACTCGGTTTTTGATAAGTGAACGGTCGTTCTATTAGGGAAAGCCTGTGTAAGCAATACGCAACAAACGCTTACGCACGGGCGTGCCTTTACTACACTGGATTCGCATCCCATCAACCACGGAAAGTGACGCGACCCATGAAAAAAACCGATATCAAGAAGCTGTTCGCCTTCGGCACCGTTGCCCTGGCTTCGAGCTTTGCTTGCGCGCAGACCGCCACCGCACCGACAAGCAGCGTGCAGCTGTGGGGTATTGTGGATGTGGCCTATCGCCACACCAATAACGAAGGTGCAGGCAAAGATAATCTGTCGAAGATGATTGGTGGCGGCATGTCGCAAAGCCGCTGGGGTATCAACGTGGACGAAGATCTGGGCGGTGGTTCCAAGGCCCTGGTTGTTCTGGAAAATCGTTTCAATGCGGATGACGGCAGTGTTTCCACGCCTTACTTCCAGTTGTCCTACGTGGGACTGCAGGGCCCTTACGGTCGCTTGACCGCAGGTCGTCAATGGAACGTCCTGTTCGACGTTGTGACCAGTACCTACGCCTCTTTCCCCTATTCGCCGTACATGGAAGCCTACAAGCCTGAGCTGGGCATGGCCATGGGGGCGCGTACCAGCAATATGCTGAAGTACACCTTCGCAACACCGGACCGCAGTTTCGTGGGTTCGCTGCAATACTCGTTTGACGAGAACAACGACACCAAGGCACTGGAGGCAGGGCTGCCTGCTTCTGCGGCACAGGTTCCTGCCTATGTGGCGTCCACGCTGGGTGGCGGCGCCTGGCAGACAGCTGGCGGCTACCTGCGCTACGCCGCCAACGGCTTTGCATTGGGTGGGGGTTTCATGCGCACGACGCTGCCTGGTGGCACCGATGTCGATGCCTGGACCCTGGGCGGTTCGTATCGCACCGGCCCCTGGTACTTGAACACCGGCTATGCCCTGAACAAGGCGAAATACGAGACGGTCACTAGCACCATCCAGGGTTTCCGTAACACCGTTGACAGGGCGATCCTGGGCCAGTTCTGGGCTGGCCAGACCAATGGCGGCTTCCAGCCGGGTGATGCCGACAAGCGCCAACTGTTCAAGGTGGGCGTGGGCTATCAGCTGACGCCTCAACTGAACCTGGGTGCGCACTACTTCCGCGGTAAGCAATCGGGCTCGGCCTCGGGCGCATCCAACGGTAAGGCCAACTTCTACGTCGCCGTGGCGGACTACGCCTTCAGCAAGCGCACCGACGCCTACTTCGGCGTAGATCGCACCAGTCTCAGCGGGGGCAGCGCGCTTGTGCTTGACACAGCGAGCCGTGCCCGCAGCCGTACCGGTATCACCGCGGGTATTCGTCACCGCTTCTAAGTCACTGGTGGGAGAAGGAAGAGCACTGCTCCGGCGCGCCGGAGCGGTGCTGGTTTCCAAGGGGGAAGCCGGATCGCTAGCGATAGTGATCCGGTTTTTTTCTTTTCTGCATGGGCATGAGCGGGCTTGTTGCTTCAGGTGCCCGCTGAGCAGCAGCGGTTGGTCTGGTTCCTGCATGCAAGCAGTGGATTGCACGGGCCTTTTTGGGCCTGGTGCACGCGAAAAACATCGTTTGTTGCGAGAAACTTCCCTGTTAGCATGGTCCATCATTCTTTGCTTTACCGATGCTCGCCTTTATTTTGCATCGCCTGATCCAGGCCGTCATCGTGATGATCGCCGTGGCCTTCATCTCGTTCATGCTGTTCCAGTTCGTCGGCGACCCGGTGGTGTTCCTGCTGGGGCAGGACGCCACGCCGGACCAGATCCGCGACATGCGTGCCGCGCTGGGGCTGGACAAGCCGTTCATCGTGCAGTTCTGGCACTTCCTGGTGAACGCCGCGCAGGGCGAGTTCGGCCTGAGCCTGCGCCAGGGCGCCAAGGTGTCGCGGTTGATCGCCGAGCGCTTCCCGGCCACGCTGGAACTGGCCTTGGTGGCCGCGGCGCTGGCGCTGCTGGTGGGTGTGCCCATGGGGGTGTATGCGGCGCTCAAGCGTGGCACGTTCATCAGCCAGGCTTTCATGACCTTGTCGCTGCTGGGCGTGTCGTTGCCGACCTTTCTGATCGGCATTCTTCTCATCCTGGTGTTTGCCGTGGTGCTGGGCTGGTTCCCCAGCTTTGGCCGCGGCGAGGTGGTGCAGATCGGGTGGTGGACTTCGGGGCTGCTCACGGCCAAGGGCTGGCACCACATCACGCTGCCGGCCGTCACGCTGGCGATCTTTCAGCTCACGCTCATCATGCGCCTGGTGCGCGCCGAGATGCTGGAGGTGCTGCGCACCGACTACATCAAGTTTGCCCGTGCACGCGGCCTGTCCAACCGGGCCATTCACTTTGGCCATGCGCTCAAGAACACGCTCGTGCCGGTGATGACGATCACCGGGCTGCAACTGGGCGGGCTGATCGCCTTTGCCATCATCACCGAGACGGTGTTCCAGTGGCCGGGCATGGGGCTGCTGTTCATCCAGGCGGTGACGTTTGCCGACATTCCGGTCATGGCCGCCTACCTGTGCCTGATTGCGCTGATTTTTGTGGTGATCAACCTGGTGGTGGATCTGCTGTATTTTGTGGTCGACCCGCGCCTGCGCGTGGGCAATGCCGGAGGGCACTGATGCTCAATCCACGCTGGAAAGCCGGCGGGCGCGCCTTTGCCCACATTGCGCAATTCCACCCCGAACTGACCGCGCTGCGGCGCGATCTGCATGCCCACCCCGAGCTGGGTTTTGAAGAGCGGTACACCGGCCGGCGCGTAAAAGAGGCTTTGCAGTTGTGCGGTGTGGACGAAATCCACGAAGGTATCGGGCGCACGGGCCTGGTGGCAGTGGTGCGCGGGCGCAGCCAATCAAGCGGCAGCATGGTGGGCCTGCGCGCCGACATGGACGCGCTGCC
This window harbors:
- a CDS encoding OsmC family protein: MECTVSWTGGAGTRSGMGFVAETGSGHILAMDGAPDAANPANGGLNLAPRPMETLLAGTGGCTAYDVVLILKRGRHDVRGCSVKLTSQRAEVDPKVFTAIHMQFTVTGKGLAPAAVERAIAMSHEKYCSASIMLGKTAHITTGFEIVEA
- the coq7 gene encoding 2-polyprenyl-3-methyl-6-methoxy-1,4-benzoquinone monooxygenase is translated as MDSLLSAADTALRTLFAKPHAVEASPAAPFAEATLDPAQKRLAGALMRVNHVGEVCAQALYTAQAAVTRDAQLRSHLLEAAREETDHLAWTQQRLDALGARPSLLNPLWFAGAFALGVVAAKVSDRVSLGFVVETENQVSEHLQGHLARLPQEDLASRAVVSRMKDDEERHAASARDAGAVALPAPARLMMKMAAKVMTTTAHYV
- a CDS encoding ABC transporter permease translates to MLAFILHRLIQAVIVMIAVAFISFMLFQFVGDPVVFLLGQDATPDQIRDMRAALGLDKPFIVQFWHFLVNAAQGEFGLSLRQGAKVSRLIAERFPATLELALVAAALALLVGVPMGVYAALKRGTFISQAFMTLSLLGVSLPTFLIGILLILVFAVVLGWFPSFGRGEVVQIGWWTSGLLTAKGWHHITLPAVTLAIFQLTLIMRLVRAEMLEVLRTDYIKFARARGLSNRAIHFGHALKNTLVPVMTITGLQLGGLIAFAIITETVFQWPGMGLLFIQAVTFADIPVMAAYLCLIALIFVVINLVVDLLYFVVDPRLRVGNAGGH
- a CDS encoding porin — translated: MKKSLIALAVLAASGAAMAQSSVTLYGVADAGVTYLNGNDNWSGVTSGNNLTSRLGFRGTEDLGGGLKANFVLEGGFNLDNGDGASSYAGAKAGEGFQFKRRSTVGLAGSFGEVRLGRELTAAYNATARYDVFGSVGIGQSRLWADGGVVDTVAPALNANGNAVTTNQRISNALTYVSPDFSGFKVGVNYGFGETTNGNSDSSYMGAGLMYDNGPLSLGLGLERLNNGANSVAVSDIDAWSLGGSYDFGVAKLLAGYRESKVDRATGENKRLGYYVAATAPVGAGTVRVSYNRYENELANVKGKADQFAIGYVYGLSKRTSVYGTYAYIKNKDGANLYTLGSSTQGGLKNNGSQQGVQVGVSHAF
- the gspI gene encoding type II secretion system minor pseudopilin GspI, whose product is MKRCLERGFTLVEVLVALGIVAIALMAGLQATTALTRNAQRQSDIVLAQLCAENELVKVRLSRQMPGVGDSTQPCEQAGRRFDVAVIVRPTPNPSFRRVDAQVFDGENSVLRLSTIVGRY
- a CDS encoding adenosylcobinamide-GDP ribazoletransferase gives rise to the protein MQALRHYLLAVQFFTRIPVTGRLACWVGYSPAMLRASAAHFPGIGWLAAALAAGVYGALHWALAPNPLAPVVTAVFCTIATVLMTGGFHEDGLADVADGLGGSYERERALDIMKDSRIGAFGAMALVLALLAKVSLLALLGAHSLQAALAALVGGHVLSRLWPLLIVRSLPHVGDIAKSKSKPLADQISGAALVAAVLWCFVPIALVWQAQSALFLIASAGCSGLAAAWMGRWFARRLQGFTGDCLGATQQVSEIGFYLGAALALRWA
- the ilvA gene encoding threonine ammonia-lyase, biosynthetic, which gives rise to MTQHLTPFDYLKKILTARVYDVAVESALEPAKNLSRRLHNKVLLKREDQQPVFSFKLRGAYNKMAHLSPEQLQKGVICASAGNHAQGVAMSARKLGTRAVVVMPTTTPQLKIDAVQALGGEVVLAGDSYTDAYDHSVRLQQEQGLTFVHPFDDPDVIAGQGTIAMEILSQLQKLGSNQLDAVFVAIGGGGLVAGVANYIKAVRPEIKVIGVQMNDSDAMIQSINAHERVTLADVGLFSDGTAVKLVGEETFRVAQGLVDDYITVDTDAVCAAIKDIFVDTRSIVEPAGALAVAAIKQYVAKNKTKGETYAAILCGANMNFDRLRFVAERAEVGEEREALLAVTIPEERGSFRRFCEVVGGLPGGPRNVTEFNYRISDATRAHVFVGLTTHGKGESEKITRNFERHGFESLDLTHDELAKEHLRHLVGGHSALAQDERLLRFVFPERPGALLKFLSLMQPTWNISLFHYRNQGADYGRILVGLQVPPEDAAAFDAFLATLGYPCVEETLNPAYRLFLRSK
- a CDS encoding histidine phosphatase family protein, producing MSSTPPARLWLVRHAQPVVAAGTCYGALDVPADAVATQAAALRLAQTLPKRVIARHSTLQRCELLALATQSLRPDLIINSDDRLREMDFGAWEGRAWDSIGQRAIDAWTADFALHRPGGSDNLAELLARVAAALHDARQQVQGGTNVVWFTHAGVARCVAWLLAHGEGRMPRADEWPVPAPAWGAWEIHHLT
- a CDS encoding porin, with the translated sequence MKKTDIKKLFAFGTVALASSFACAQTATAPTSSVQLWGIVDVAYRHTNNEGAGKDNLSKMIGGGMSQSRWGINVDEDLGGGSKALVVLENRFNADDGSVSTPYFQLSYVGLQGPYGRLTAGRQWNVLFDVVTSTYASFPYSPYMEAYKPELGMAMGARTSNMLKYTFATPDRSFVGSLQYSFDENNDTKALEAGLPASAAQVPAYVASTLGGGAWQTAGGYLRYAANGFALGGGFMRTTLPGGTDVDAWTLGGSYRTGPWYLNTGYALNKAKYETVTSTIQGFRNTVDRAILGQFWAGQTNGGFQPGDADKRQLFKVGVGYQLTPQLNLGAHYFRGKQSGSASGASNGKANFYVAVADYAFSKRTDAYFGVDRTSLSGGSALVLDTASRARSRTGITAGIRHRF
- a CDS encoding prepilin-type N-terminal cleavage/methylation domain-containing protein, coding for MNRFRGFTLLELLIVISIMALATAGVSLALRDSGQTQLEREAARLAALLESGRAQSRGTGVPVRWRADAQGFRFDGLPTNTLPTRWLDAGTAVRGPAILQLGPEPLIGPQQVLLVNQAHPERALRVVTDGVRPFTVEPLP
- the gspG gene encoding type II secretion system major pseudopilin GspG codes for the protein MVVLVIIGVLAALIVPNVLDRADDARATAARTDVTNVMQALKLYRLDNQRYPTAEQGLQALVAKPTTAPIPGNWKPYLEKLPNDPWGRPYQYLNPGIKGEIDVMSFGADGQSGGEGKDADIGSWQ